TTGGCGGCGGCGCGGGATGCCGAGCAACTGGCGCGCCAACGTTATGAGGCTGGCGTCGTCGATATCACCACCGTCCTGGACACACAGCAATCGCGGCTCTCTCTGCAAGAACAGGCGGTGACGGTTAGAGCCGACCGATCATCCTCCTTCGTGGCCCTTTACAAGGCGCTCGGTGGTGGCTGGAAGAAGTGATGATGCAATTTTATGAACCCGATTTTTTTACACAGATATATGAAAACAAAACAACAAGATGGTGATCTAGCAGAAAAGATCAGAGCTGGCAGACCTTCCCGGCGCAAACGGATGATTTTCATCGTGCTCCTGCTGCTCATGATAGGCGGCGTGGTATTGGGATACCAGAAATACTACCAGGGCAGAGATGATGGTATGCCGGACTACTCCACGGAAAAACTCAGCAAGGGAAGTATCTCGCTCACGGTGACGGCGACCGGTAATCTGGAGCCCACCAATGAGGTGAGTGTCGGTAGTGAGATATCGGGCACGATGAAAGAGGTTCTCGTCGATTACAACGACACCGTGAAGGAGGGACAGGTGATGGCGGTTCTCGACACCACCAAGCTGACGCAGCAAATGCACAGCTTGCAGGCGTCGCTGGCGGTTGCCCAGGCGAACGTCAGTCTGGCGAAGGCGACATTGGCTGAAAGTGAGTCATCGCTGAAACGACTGCAGGAGCTGCATCGCATCAGTGGCGGCAGAACTCCGTCGCAAGCGGATCTGGATATCGCGGTTGCGGCCAGGGACCGGGCGCAGGCAGACGTCGCATCGGCAGAAGCCTCGGTGAAAAAGGCGGAGGCTGAGATGAAGGTGATCCAAAGTGATCTGGATAAATCCGAGATCAAGTCGCCGATCAACGGCATTGTTTTGTCGCGCAGCGTTGAGCCGGGGCAGACCGTGGCCGCGCAGTTTGCGGCGCCGGAGTTGTTTGTGGTGGCGGAGAGCCTGACAAAAATGAAGTTGGAGGTATCCGTTTCCGAGGCCGACATCGGCGGGATCAAGGAAGGCCAGAAGGCAAAATTCAGCGTCGACGCATGGCCGGGCCGCAGCTTCGAGGCCAAGGTGGTCAAGGTGTCCTATGCCTCGGAAATTACGGACAACGTGGTCACGTATGAATCTGAACTGGAGGTGGCGAACGACGACCTAAGCCTGCGTCCTGGAATGACGGCAACGGCGGATATCCAGGTGACCGAGCGGAAGGATGTGTTTGTTGTTGCCAACCAGGCATTGCGTTTCAATCCGGATGCCGGCCCCAAGGAGGCGGGGCAGGGCTCGGGTAAAAGTTTTGTCGAAAGTCTGGTCGCCCGCCCGCCAAGACCGGGAAAACGTAAAAACGGCAATGCCCAGGCAGGTGAGGGTGGGCCGCCACCACAGGGCCCCTCCGGGGAAAAGGGGGGTGGACCGATGAAAGTCATCTGGGTGTTCGATGACGGTGCACCCCGGGCAATACCTGTCAAAACAGGGGTGACGGACGGCCGCTCGACGGAGGTGATGGGCCCCGAATTGAAAGAGGGCATGGAGGTCATTATCAGGGAGAAAACGCAGACATCATGAAACAGGAAGCATTAATCGATCTGAAAGGCATCACCAAGGCATACGGTCAGGGTGCCGCCAGGTTCGAGGCGTTGAAAGGTGTGGATTTATCCATTTTCAAAGGTGAATTTGTGTCGGTGATGGGTCCGAGCGGGTCCGGGAAATCGACATTGATGAATCTGTTGGGCTGCCTGGATGTGCCGACAAGCGGGCAGTATCAATACACGGGCATTGAAGTGGGTGAGCTGAATGCGGATGAGCGCTCGCTGTTGAGGCGCTATGCCCTGGGCTTTGTGTTTCAAGGGTTCAACCTGTTGGCCAGGACGTCAGCCCGGGAAAACGTCGAGTTGCCTCTGCTTTACCAGGGGTTCTCCGGGCGCGAGCGGAGGGCGCGGGCCGCGGAGGCTCTGGAGTCCGTGGGCATGGGTGACAAACTCAAGAACACGCCTGCCGAGCTTTCCGGCGGCCAGCAGCAACGCGTGGCGATTGCGCGTGCGCTGGTGAGTAAGCCGAGCACACTTTTTGCGGATGAACCGACGGGAAACCTCGATACGAAAACCAGCCATGAAATCATGAGTCTGTTAGTAAACCTCAACAAGGACTTTGGCATCACCATCCTGATGGTCACGCACGAGGATGATGTCGCCGAATACGCAAAACGCCAGATTCGGGTGGTCGATGGACTGATCCGATCGGATAAAATGAACCCTTAACGATTATTATGTTTTTAAATGCTTTATACATTGCCCTTAGTGAGATTCGGAGGAATCTGACGCGCGCGTTTCTAACGGTTTTGGGGATCATCATTGGAGTCGCTGCGGTGATTACGATGGTTACCCTGGGACAGGGCGCGACCAGTGCCGTGAAGAAACAGATTTCCAATCTGGGAAGCAACCTGTTAGTGCTGCGACCCGGCGAGGGCTTCGGTCCGGGTCGACCAGGTTCCGGCGTGCCTAACTTTACCCTGACGGATGCCACCGCCATTGAGCAGCAGGTGGCCGGGTTGGTGAAGGTGGCACCTGTGTCCTCGACGAACATCAGCACGATTTATCTGCAGAATGCGCGTAATACGGAGGTGTCGGGGACAACCCCGGATTACTTCTCCGTGGGCAACTGGAGCCTGGAAAGTGGTCGATTTTTTGAGGAGTCCGACCTGGTTGCCGGCAAGGCGGTCTGCGTGATTGGCAGCACGGTGAAAAGTGAACTTTTTGGAACGAGCGATCCTGTTGGAAAAAAAATCCGGCTGGGGAAATCCTCGATCGAGATCATCGGGGTCTTGAAAACCAAGGGTCAGGCCGGGCCGGGGCGCGATCAGGATGATACGATCGTGATGCCGATCACCACTTTGCAGAGGCGTTTGGTGGGCAGGCAATCCGCGCAAAACGTCGGCACCATTATGATCTCGACGGAAGATGCTGCCGATACCACCGCGATCATTGATGAAATAGGGGACCTGATGCGCGAACGCCGTAATTTGCAGAAGAACGAGGATGACGACTTCACGGTGGTTGACACACGCCAGATTGCCGAGGCTGTTAGTTCCTCGACACAGGTGATGACCACACTGCTCGGGGCGGTGGCCGGCGTCAGTCTGCTTGTGGGCGGGATAGGCATTATGAATATCATGCTCGTGTCCGTGACCGAGCGAACGAGGGAAATAGGGATCCGTCTCGCGGTGGGCGCGAGGGCACGCGAGGTGTTGCTGCAATTCCTGGTCGAGGCCGTGACGCTCGCCTTCATCGGCGGATTGGTCGGTGTGGCGTTGGCCTTCGGCCTTTGCATGGTGCTTTCGAGGGTCATTGCGGTGCCATATGTCTTTGATGTGCAAATCAACCTTGTCTCCTTTTTGTTTTCTGGTGCCGTCGGGGTCTTGTTCGGATTTATGCCGGCGCGCCGGGCATCCGCCCTTGATCCCATCGATGCATTGCGTCATGAATAACAACAGACAAAACGTATGAGACTGCTGGTCATCGAAGACGATCCCGATTTGCTCCGTAGCTTGGTTGCCAACCTGCGGGAGGAAAACTACGCCGTCGACGCCGCCGCGGACGGAGGTGAGGGACTGTATTTTGCCAAGGAGGCGGACTACGATTGCATTGTGCTCGACGGGATGCTGCCGGTGATGGACGGCTGGTCTTTGCTGAAGGAGTTGAGGAAAATCAAGAAGACCCCGGTGCTGATGCTAACCGCGCGGGATGGCGTCGCCGACCGCATTCGCGGCCTGGATGGCGGTGCGGATGATTATCTGGTGAAGCCGTTCGACATCGAGGAGTTGATGGCCAGGTTGCGGGCATTGATCAGACGCGCCAGCGGTGAGGCGGCGCGGGTGATTGAGTTGGGTGATGTTAGGCTCGACCTGGCTGCCAGGGAGGTCAGTCATGGCGGTGAAATGGTGTCGGTGACGGCGCGGGAATACGCCTTGGTCGAATACCTCGCCCTCCAGCGCGGGCGCGTGGTGAGCCGGGCGGAGCTTTACGAGCATCTGTTTGATGCCGACGATGACACCATGTCGAATCTGTTGGATGTGCATGTTTCCAACGTGCGCAAAAAGCTGGGTGCCGGGCTCATTGTGACCCGGCGTGGGCACGGATACCTAATACCGGAATAATCTGATGATGCGTCCTTTTAAATCGTTACGGTGGAGTTTGCAGCTTTGGCATGCACTGATTCTTTTGTTAGTGATCGTGGTCCTCTGTATCCTGGCTTATCGGATCGTCAGGTCGGAAAGGATGGCGAAGCTGCACGAGGATCTCAGAAACTTTAACAGGGGGCTTGAAACGGAGCTGGTATTTACGCCGCAGGAGGATGGAAAACGCGGAGACCCGGTGAGCAAGGAGGAGCTGCGTGCCGGATTGCAAAAACTGGCGCTGGAGCCGGACGCGGCACTGAAGGTGTTGGGGCATGTGGACTCGGAGACCGAGGGCAAACCGTATTTTGCAGCTTGGGATGACAATGCGCAGCCCTTGTTTGTTTCAAAGAACACCCCGGAGGAAGTATTGTCAGACGGGACCCTGATGGAAAACGACCGCAGAAGGTGGTTGCATGGCAACAACCTCTTGTTTGTTTACCGGACGCCGCAGAAGTTTGTTATCGTCAGCGGGATGAATGTCTCTGGTGAAATGGCGAAGCTCAGACGCTTTGCCTATTTGCTCTCAGCGAGTGGAGCCGGCTTGTGGCTGGTGGGGCTTGCCGGTGGTTGGTGGCTTGCCGGACGCGCGATCAAACCCATCGGCGCGATTGCGAGCACGGCGTCGAGAATCTCAGAAGGGGATCTGTCGGAGCGGATCGAGACATCAGGAGCCAACGATGAGCTGGCGTCGCTGAGTAATGTTTTGAACGCAACCTTTGATCAGCTCGAAGTGATGATCCGTCAGCAAAAACAGTTTGTTGCCGACGCCTCCCACGAGTTGCGCACCCCTGTGACCGTCATCCAGAGCGAGGTGCAGCGGGGGCTGAAAAGGGACCGGAGTCCGGAGGAATACCGTGAGATTTTGCAAACCACGGGAAGGATGAACAACCGGATGAAGACGCTGATAGGTTCTCTGCTGACGCTGGCCCACCAGGACTTGGCGGTGGTGGACGAGCCCTGCAATCTCGGCGCGATCGTGCGGGAGGCTTGCGAGATCTTGCAGCCGGTGGCCTCTGGACGGGGAACGAGATTATCGGTTGCCGCGGATGATGTGACCTACCGGGGAAATCCACAGGCATTGTCAGAGATGGTCAGCAACCTGGTATCCAATGCCGTTGACCACACACCCGCGGGGTCGGAGGTTTCTGTGCGCCTCGTTGAGGATGACGGAATCCGGCTCAGTGTGACGGATAATGGCCAGGGGATTGACCCGGCGCATTTGGAGCACCTGTTCGAGCGGTTTTACCGGGTGGACTCCTCCCGCAGGTCCGACGGACACAGCGGCCTGGGTCTGGCCATCGTCAAGGCGGCCGCCGAGAAGCATG
The sequence above is drawn from the Akkermansiaceae bacterium genome and encodes:
- a CDS encoding efflux RND transporter periplasmic adaptor subunit, with the translated sequence MKTKQQDGDLAEKIRAGRPSRRKRMIFIVLLLLMIGGVVLGYQKYYQGRDDGMPDYSTEKLSKGSISLTVTATGNLEPTNEVSVGSEISGTMKEVLVDYNDTVKEGQVMAVLDTTKLTQQMHSLQASLAVAQANVSLAKATLAESESSLKRLQELHRISGGRTPSQADLDIAVAARDRAQADVASAEASVKKAEAEMKVIQSDLDKSEIKSPINGIVLSRSVEPGQTVAAQFAAPELFVVAESLTKMKLEVSVSEADIGGIKEGQKAKFSVDAWPGRSFEAKVVKVSYASEITDNVVTYESELEVANDDLSLRPGMTATADIQVTERKDVFVVANQALRFNPDAGPKEAGQGSGKSFVESLVARPPRPGKRKNGNAQAGEGGPPPQGPSGEKGGGPMKVIWVFDDGAPRAIPVKTGVTDGRSTEVMGPELKEGMEVIIREKTQTS
- a CDS encoding ABC transporter ATP-binding protein; translated protein: MKQEALIDLKGITKAYGQGAARFEALKGVDLSIFKGEFVSVMGPSGSGKSTLMNLLGCLDVPTSGQYQYTGIEVGELNADERSLLRRYALGFVFQGFNLLARTSARENVELPLLYQGFSGRERRARAAEALESVGMGDKLKNTPAELSGGQQQRVAIARALVSKPSTLFADEPTGNLDTKTSHEIMSLLVNLNKDFGITILMVTHEDDVAEYAKRQIRVVDGLIRSDKMNP
- a CDS encoding ABC transporter permease, giving the protein MFLNALYIALSEIRRNLTRAFLTVLGIIIGVAAVITMVTLGQGATSAVKKQISNLGSNLLVLRPGEGFGPGRPGSGVPNFTLTDATAIEQQVAGLVKVAPVSSTNISTIYLQNARNTEVSGTTPDYFSVGNWSLESGRFFEESDLVAGKAVCVIGSTVKSELFGTSDPVGKKIRLGKSSIEIIGVLKTKGQAGPGRDQDDTIVMPITTLQRRLVGRQSAQNVGTIMISTEDAADTTAIIDEIGDLMRERRNLQKNEDDDFTVVDTRQIAEAVSSSTQVMTTLLGAVAGVSLLVGGIGIMNIMLVSVTERTREIGIRLAVGARAREVLLQFLVEAVTLAFIGGLVGVALAFGLCMVLSRVIAVPYVFDVQINLVSFLFSGAVGVLFGFMPARRASALDPIDALRHE
- a CDS encoding response regulator transcription factor — encoded protein: MRLLVIEDDPDLLRSLVANLREENYAVDAAADGGEGLYFAKEADYDCIVLDGMLPVMDGWSLLKELRKIKKTPVLMLTARDGVADRIRGLDGGADDYLVKPFDIEELMARLRALIRRASGEAARVIELGDVRLDLAAREVSHGGEMVSVTAREYALVEYLALQRGRVVSRAELYEHLFDADDDTMSNLLDVHVSNVRKKLGAGLIVTRRGHGYLIPE
- a CDS encoding HAMP domain-containing protein; the encoded protein is MMRPFKSLRWSLQLWHALILLLVIVVLCILAYRIVRSERMAKLHEDLRNFNRGLETELVFTPQEDGKRGDPVSKEELRAGLQKLALEPDAALKVLGHVDSETEGKPYFAAWDDNAQPLFVSKNTPEEVLSDGTLMENDRRRWLHGNNLLFVYRTPQKFVIVSGMNVSGEMAKLRRFAYLLSASGAGLWLVGLAGGWWLAGRAIKPIGAIASTASRISEGDLSERIETSGANDELASLSNVLNATFDQLEVMIRQQKQFVADASHELRTPVTVIQSEVQRGLKRDRSPEEYREILQTTGRMNNRMKTLIGSLLTLAHQDLAVVDEPCNLGAIVREACEILQPVASGRGTRLSVAADDVTYRGNPQALSEMVSNLVSNAVDHTPAGSEVSVRLVEDDGIRLSVTDNGQGIDPAHLEHLFERFYRVDSSRRSDGHSGLGLAIVKAAAEKHGGRVEVVSTLEKGSTFTVRLPL